TGCGCGCGGTAGTCACCGAGTTGTTGAGGGCGTCGAACAGATCCGGTGCAGCGTCCGCGTAGGTGTCGCCCAGGGCCGCCAACTGTTGGATGTCATGTCGGATCTGCAGCATCTGCGGATTGATGTCGTCGAGGATGGCGTTGCCGTTGACGATCGACTGCCCGAACTTGTCGCCCAGCCCGGTCAGTGCCTGCGCGGCGGCGGCCAGCGTCAGGTTCACCTTGACCGGATCCACCTTTTCCGTGATGGAGTTAAGCGTCTCGAACAACGTGTTGAACTCGGTTGTCACGGACCTCGCATCGATCACTTGCTGCGGTGTGATGCGTTGCGGTGTAGGGTTTTTCGGCGAGGTCAGCGACACATACTTGTTGCCGAACACCGTGGTGGCCTTGATAACGGCGTCCACGTTGGCCGGAATCAGCTTGACGTACCTCGGATTCACGTCCAAGACGAACTTGGCCGCCGGTATGCCGTCACGCTGGGTCTCCGAAATGCTGGCCACCCGGCCGATTTCCGCGCCGTTGTAGGTGACCTTCGACCCCGGATCCATCACCAAACCCGCCCGGGGAGCCAACATCGTCAAGCGTGTCGTCGGCGTGAGCTGGCCCCGAAACTGCAACCACACGAGCGCCAACACCATCGCGGCGACCACCAAGAACACCGCGGCCGCGGTCTTGTACGGCGGAATACGTGGCGGGTTCTCGTGCACCGGGGTCGTCATGGCGGTTACACGGTGAGGTTGAAGTTCGGGCTCTTGCCGTAGACCGCCATCGCGGTCAGGACGACCACCAGGACGATCGTGATCAACGACAGCCGCATCGACCGGCCGACCGCTTCACCGACGCCGACCGGCCCGCCGGTGGCGGTGTAGCCGTAGTAGCAATGGGTGGTCATCACGACTACCGCAACCAGGATCACCTCCGCGAACGACCAGCCCACGTCGGTGAGGCGCAGGAAGGTGTGGAAATAGTGGTTGTACGTGCCGATGGACTGCCCGTAGAACAAGACCGTGGTGACCTGCTGGGACAGGAAGGCCATGGTCATCGCGAACCCGTAGAGCGGGATGATGACGACGAGACCCGCCACCACCCGGGTCGACGCCAGGAAGGCGATCGACCGCATGCCCATCACTTCCAGGGCGTCGATCTCCTCGCTGATGCGCATGGCGCCCAGTTCGGCGGTGGCGCCGGCGCCGACTGTGGCGGCCAGCGCCTGACCGGCGGCCACTGGCGCCACAAACCGCACATTGACCAGTGCGGCCAAAAATCCGGTGAATGCCTCGACACCGATGTTGCCCAGCGTCGCGTAGCCCTGGATGGCGACCAGCGAACCGGCGGACAGGGTGATGAAGCCGACGATGGCGGTGGTGCCACCGACCACGGCCATCGCGCCGGTGCCCATCCCCATCTGGGCAACCATCCGGAGCAGCTCTTTGCGGTAGTTATGCAGCGCGAAGGGGATCTGCCCCACCGCGTTCATTGCGAACCAGACCATCTGCCCGATCTCGACCAGTAGCCGGGCCGGGGCCTCGCCATATCGACGGAGGGCGGCCCGCGGGAACGGCAAATGGATATGTGGCGCGGGAGCCGCTGTAACCCTCGTCATGTCAACGCCCCGTTCCAAAGCGGACACCGATGGTGGTCAGCGCCGCGTTGACCGCGAAGAGCGCGATGAAACACAGCACCACCGTCTCGTTGACGGCGGTGCCCAGACCTTTGGATCCGCCGCGGACGATGAGCCCGCGATAACACCCGACCAGGCCGGCGATCAGCCCGAACGTCGCGGCTTTGATAAACGCGATCACCACCTCGGGCAGGCCGGTGAGTGCGGTCAACGTCGAGAGGTAGGCACCGCTCGAAACGTTCTGCAGGTACACGCTGAACAGGTAGCCGCCCCCCAGGCCGACGGCGACCACGAGGCCGTTGAGCAGCACGGCGACGATCGTCGAGGCGACCACGCGCGGCACCACTAGCCGGTGGATCGGGTCGATGCCGAGCACCTCGAGCGCATCGATTTCCTCGCGGATAGTGCGCGCACCGAGGTCAGCGCAGATGGCGGTGCCCCCGGCGCCCGCCACCACCAGCACCGTCACGATCGGGCCGAGCTGGGTGACCGCGCCGATCGCGGCACCAGCACCCGAGACGTCGGCGGCGCCGATCTCGGCCAGTAGCAGGTTGAGCGTGAAGATGAGCAGCACGGTTTCCGGAATGGACACCGCGATAGTGGGCAGCAGTGATACCCGCATCAGGAACCAGCCATTCCAGATGAACTCGCGCCATTCGAACGGCTGCCTCAGGGCTTTAGCTGTCAGCACGCACATGCGGAAGAATCCGCCGGCCACTTCTGCCCCGGGTCGGATCCGATCGAGTACTTTGCCGCCAAACACGTTCGAGGTAGTCATCCGCGCGGATCCCGACGTAACCACACGCGGCGCGTCGCGACCGCAGCAGGTTTCCCGGTCAACCTCGTCATGATCGCCTCCGCACTACGAAAGGCGATTCGCTGGAAAGCATTTCGGGCTTCGCGTGAAGGACGATAATTTCCGGTTTCCTGGTACCAAGTTCCGGCACAACGATTCCTCGTGTGACGCGC
This window of the Mycobacterium sp. 050128 genome carries:
- a CDS encoding MCE family protein gives rise to the protein MTTPVHENPPRIPPYKTAAAVFLVVAAMVLALVWLQFRGQLTPTTRLTMLAPRAGLVMDPGSKVTYNGAEIGRVASISETQRDGIPAAKFVLDVNPRYVKLIPANVDAVIKATTVFGNKYVSLTSPKNPTPQRITPQQVIDARSVTTEFNTLFETLNSITEKVDPVKVNLTLAAAAQALTGLGDKFGQSIVNGNAILDDINPQMLQIRHDIQQLAALGDTYADAAPDLFDALNNSVTTARTLHRQEADLDAALLAAAGLGNSGADLFARGGPYLQRGAADLMPTAQLLDTYSPEIFCTVRNYYDEEPHAYETTGGGNGYALHTMTELTSGLGGLLTLPGLAGTAATMGLLGLAGVVGGAPNPYVYPDNLPRVNARGGPGGAPGCWQAITHDLWPAPSLVVDTGASLAPYNHLDTGSPYAIEYVWGRQVGDNTINP
- a CDS encoding ABC transporter permease, with product MTRVTAAPAPHIHLPFPRAALRRYGEAPARLLVEIGQMVWFAMNAVGQIPFALHNYRKELLRMVAQMGMGTGAMAVVGGTTAIVGFITLSAGSLVAIQGYATLGNIGVEAFTGFLAALVNVRFVAPVAAGQALAATVGAGATAELGAMRISEEIDALEVMGMRSIAFLASTRVVAGLVVIIPLYGFAMTMAFLSQQVTTVLFYGQSIGTYNHYFHTFLRLTDVGWSFAEVILVAVVVMTTHCYYGYTATGGPVGVGEAVGRSMRLSLITIVLVVVLTAMAVYGKSPNFNLTV
- a CDS encoding MlaE family ABC transporter permease; this translates as MTTSNVFGGKVLDRIRPGAEVAGGFFRMCVLTAKALRQPFEWREFIWNGWFLMRVSLLPTIAVSIPETVLLIFTLNLLLAEIGAADVSGAGAAIGAVTQLGPIVTVLVVAGAGGTAICADLGARTIREEIDALEVLGIDPIHRLVVPRVVASTIVAVLLNGLVVAVGLGGGYLFSVYLQNVSSGAYLSTLTALTGLPEVVIAFIKAATFGLIAGLVGCYRGLIVRGGSKGLGTAVNETVVLCFIALFAVNAALTTIGVRFGTGR